CGGGGAACTCGGCGTAGTCGGAGACCTTGCCGCCGCCGACCTGTGTGCCGGGCAGCGCCGTGGACGAGCCCGCGATGGTCACCACCTGCGAGGGACGGGAGGGGTCCACCGCGCCGAACCAGATCACCGCGGCCCCGTCGTCGAGCCTGATGCCCGCCATGCCGCCCGCGGGCCGTCCCTGCGGTCGCACCGCGGAGGCCGGATAGCGAAGCAGCTGCGCGTCGGAGGTGATGAACACCAGGTCGTGCTCCTCCGACTCGAGCTCGACCGCGCCCACCACGCTGTCGCCGTCCTTCAGCCCGATGACCTCGAAGTCGTCCCTGTTGGCCGGATAGTCGGGCACCACCCGCTTCACCACCCCCTGTGCGGTGCCCAGTGCCAGGCCGGGGCCTGAGGGGTCGCACGAGCCCAGGCCCACCACGACCTCGTTCGGCTCCAGCGAGACGTACTCGGCGATCGGGTGCCCGCCGGACAGCGACGGCGGGTTGGCCGAGGGTGGCAGCGTCGGCAGGTCCACCACGTTCACGCGGATCATGCGGCCCTGCGAGGTGACCACGCCCACATCGCCCCTGACCGAGCTGCGCACCGCCGACACCAGCACGTCGTGGGCGGCGCGCTCGGCCCCGCCCGCCAGCGGCGAGTCGTCGGTCGTGCGGGCCAGCAGCCCGGTCGACGACAGCAGCACCAGGCAGGGGTCGTCGGGCACCTCCAGCGTGACCGCGGCGCTGCGCGTGACGCCCGAGGCCTCGAGCAGCACCGTGCGGCGCGGCGTGCCGTACTGCTTGGCCACGTCGGCCAGCTCGCCGGAGACCACCTGGCGCAGGCGGGTGTCGGAGGAGAGGATCTCGGACAGCTCGGCGATCTCCCGCGAGAGCGTTTCCTTCTCGCGGTCGAGCTCGAGCTTGTCGAAGCGGGTCAGGCGGCGCAACGGCGTGTCGAGGATGTAGGCGGCCTGGATCTCCGACAGGTCGAAGACCTCCATCAGGCGGGTACGCGCCTGCGCGGAGTCGTCGCTCGAGCGGATGACCTGGATGACCTCGTCGATGTTGAGCAGCGCGACGATGAGGCCGTCGACCAGGTGCAGGCGCTCCTCGCGCTTGCGCTTGCGGAACTCGGACCTGCGCCGGACCACCTCGAGGCGGTGCTCGACGTAGACCGTCAGCAGCTCGCGCAGGCCCAGCGTGCGGGGCTCGCCGTCGACCAGCGCGACGTTGTTGATGCCGAAGGTCTCCTCCATCGGCGTGAGCCGGTAGAGCTCCTCCAGCACGGCCTCGGGGATGAAGCCGTTCTTGATCTCGATGACCAGGCGCAGGCCCTTGTGCCGGTCGGTGAGGTCCTTCAGGTCGGCGATGCCCAGGAGCTTCTTGGCGTTGACCAGCTCCTTGATCTTGGCGATGACGCGCTCGGGGCCGACGTTGAAGGGCAGCTCGGTGACGACGATGCCCCTGCGTCGCGGGGTGATCTGCTCGACCGCGCACTTGGCGCGCATCCTGAACGTGCCCCGGCCGCTCTCGTAGGCGTCGCGGATGCCCTGCAGGCCGATGATCGAGCCGCCGGTCGGCAGGTCGGGGCCCGGCACGAACTTCATCAGCTCGTCGAGGGTGGCGTCGGGCTTCTTGATCAGGTGGCGGGCCGCCGCGATGACCTCGACGAGGTTGTGCGGGGCCATGTTGGTCGCCATGCCGACCGCGATGCCGGTCGTGCCGTTGACCAGGAGGTTCGGGAAGGCCGACGGCAGGACCGTGGGCTCGGTCTCCTGGCCGTCGTAGTTGGGCTTGAAGTCGACGGTGTCCTCGTCGATCGACTGCACCATCAGCATCGCCGCGGGCGCGAGCCTGGCCTCGGTGTACCGCATGGCGGCGGGCAGGTCGTCGGGAGAGCCGAAGTTGCCGTGGCCGTCGACCAGCGGGATGCGCATCGAGAACGGCTGCGCGCAGCGCACCAGCGCGTCGTAGATGGCGGTGTCGCCGTGGGGGTGGAGCTTGCCCATCACGTCGCCCACGACGCGCGAGGACTTCACGTGCCCGCGGTCTGGCCGCAGGCCCATCTCGCTCATGGAGTAGAGGATGCGGCGCTGGACGGGCTTGAGCCCGTCGCGCGCGTCGGGCAGCGCGCGCTGGTAGATCACCGAGTAGGCGTACTCGAGGAAACTGGTGCGCATCTCGGCGGAAACGTCGATGTCGACGATCCGCTCCTCGAAGTCCTCGTCAGGAGGGGGTGTGGTCGTCCGTCGGGGCATGTCGAACATTGTGCCGAAGAATCTCGGGTGCCCGCGACACCGCTGCCCCTTTGTACGGCTTGCACCCTGTCATGATCGGCTCGCGGTCACGGCCTGGCGCCGGGCCACGGTCCCGGTGTCGTGCCCTCGTCCACGTCGCCAGGCTCGTCGCGCTTCTCGTCGTAGACCTCGAAGCCCCTCGCCCGATAGTTGGCCAGCGCGGCCGGGCCGTCCAGCGAGCAGGTGTGCACCCAGACGCGCCGGGTCTCCGGCAGGGACGGCCAGCGGGTGGCCAGGTCCCACGCGCGTGCCGTGCCGGAGGACAGCAGGTGGCCGCCCACGCCGCCGCCCATGGCGTACGGCAGCAGCCCGAAGTAGGCGATCTCCACCTGCGCCCCCGGCTGTGGGTCCAGCTCGACGTAGCCGGCCGGGGTGCCCCGGTGCCAGGCGACCCACGTCTCGACGCCGGGCCTGGTCAGGTAGGTCATCCACTGGTCGTAGGTCCAGGAGAGCCGGTCGGTCCACTGCCAGTCGCCGCCGACCGCGGTGTAGAGGAAGCGGCTGAACTCCGGCGAGGGCACCTCGGCCCTGACCACCTCGACCGGCAGCCGGGGTGGTCGCGCGGGGACCAGCGCGCCGGGCGAGCGCTGCTCCAGGTACCAGGTGATGACGTCCACGTGGGCTATTTCAGCACGTCGTGCCCGGTGCGGGGACCACCAGGTCGGTCAGGTAGCGGTTGAGGTGCCCGCGGGCGCACTCGTTGGCGGCGTACAGGGTGTGCCCCGGCCCCTCGTGCCTGACCAGGCCGCTGCCCGGCACCTGCGCCAGCACCCTGGCCACCGCGTCGGACTCGCCCCACGCGCCCGCGCCGACCAGCGGCGGCAGGCCCTTCGGCAGCGGGGCGGGCGGGTTGGTCACCCCTGCGGGCCAGCCCACGCAGTTCAGCGTCGCCGTGGCCATCGTGCCCGCCGTCCCCGTGTTCGGCGCGATCCTGTTCAGGCGGGCGACGGTCGTGGCCATCTCCTTGCGGCCGGCGAAACGCGGCCAGTCGGTGCACTCGGTGACGCCGGTGGCGGCGTCGGGGAAGCGCAGGCCGCGGGCGGGGGCGAAGCCGGAGGCGTCGCCGCGGGCGGCCTTGGTGATCGCCTCGGCCAGCGCACTCCATCCCTTCGGCCCCTGCCGGACGAAGGACTGGGCCAGCCCCTGCAGGTCGCGGCCGTCGTAGGCGAGGCCTGCCCCCGCGGGGATCGGGCTGCGGTCGGCCTTGGCGACCAGCTTCTGCCAGAAGGCGGGACGGCAGGCCTCGCTCTCGCAGGAGGCGAAATAGCGGCCCATGGCCTGCTCGTTCTGCAGGGCGGTCAGCTCCAGTTCCCTGCTCCAGTCGGCGGCGCTGTGGTTCCAGGTGCCGTCCAGCACCATGGCGCGCACCTTGCCGGGGAAGAGCCTGGCGTAGGCCTGGCCGTAGAACCCGGCGTAGGAGGCGCCATAGAAGGTGAGCTTGGGCTCGCCGATGGCCTTCCTGATCGCCTCCATGTCCCTGGCGTGGTCGGCCGAGCTCATGTTGGCGAACAGCTCGGGGTCGCTGCTCCTGCAGGGCTCGGCCAGGCCGCGGTTGAGGTCGGCGAGCCTGGCGAAGTCGGCGTCGTCCTCGGGGAAGGCGGGGATCGGCACGCGCGTCCACGTGCACGGCAGGGCGGTGCTGGTGCCCTGGACCTGCTTGCCGTAGCCGCGGGTGTCCCAGGTGACGATGTTCATCCGTTTCCGCAGCTCGGCCCACATCTGGGGCATGGTCTCCGTCAGCAGGATGCCGGGCGCGCCCGGGCCGCCGTAGGCGATCAGCACCGAGCCCTCGGCCTTGCCTGTGGCGGGCAGCCGTCCGACCTTGAGGGTGATCGCGCGCCCTTCGGGCCTGTCCCAGTCGACGGGCACGCTCACCTCCGAGATCTCCATCTTCTCCGTGGGGGCGGGCGAGGGGGAGGGAGCCGGGCTCATCAGCGCGAGGGCCAGCGCGAGGTGTGTGATCATGCCGACCAGGCTCCCGGCTCCCCGATCGCCGCGCATCAGACCACGGTCTGATCCGCGACTTGACCAAGCAATTGCTTGGCAAGTACGTTCCGTGCAGAGGAGACCCTGGAGGCGTCATGATCGAGTTCCATCCGGTGACCAAGCACATCGGCGCCGAGGTGACCGGCGTCGACCTGCGCAAACCGCTCTCGCCCGAGGAGGTCGCCACCCTCAGGCAGGGCTGGCTGCGCCACCTCGTGCTGTTCTTCCGCGACCAGCACATCGACGACGAGCAGCACCTGCAGTTCGCGCTCAACTTCGGCACGCTCAACCACCCCGCCTTCAAGAAGGACGGCGCCAGCCCCATCCACGTGCTCGACCAGACCGACCCCAAGGGGGAGGGCGGCGACGAGTGGCACAGCGACAACACCTTCGAGCCCACCCCGCCGATGGGCTCCCTGCTGCGCTGCGTCCAGCTGCCGAGCGTGGGCGGCGACACCCTCTGGGCCAACACCTACCTCGCCTACGAGACCCTCTCGCCGCCGCTGCAGCGGCTGTGCGACGAGCTGACGGCCGTCCACGACATCACCGGCTCCATGAGGAAGGCGATCTCCAAGGGGCACCCCTTCGACCTGGCCGAGGTGCAGGCCAAGTGGCCGCCGCTCGAACGTCCCGTGGTGCGCGTCCACGCCGAGACCGGCCGCAAGGCGCTGTTCGTCAACCGCGCCTCCACCACCCGCCTGGTCGGCCTGTCCGACAGGGAGAACGAGGCGCTGCTGCCGCTGCTGATCGACCACATCCGCTCACCCGAGTACCAGGTGCGGCTGAACTGGCGGCCGGGCACGCTCGCCTTCTGGGACAACCGCTCCACCCAGCACTACGCCGTCGCCGACTACACCGAACGCCGCCGCATGCACCGGGTCACCATCAACGCCTTCTCCGAGCACGCGGACGCCCCGTAGCCGGGCGACATGGCCGGGCGACGGAGCCGGGCGACGTGACGGCGGCCCGCCGGAGTCCCGCTGGAGTGGCGTGAAGGACGGACGTCGGCCCCGCGCCCACGGTGGGCTCAACGGGGCTTGCCGTACCTGCCGGAGAGCACCCGGCCGACCCGAGAGCGGCGCTCGCGGGCGAATTCGTCGGCGAGACCTGGTAACAAGGAGCACATGACTGAAGCAGTCGCGATGATGCGGGAAGAAGCCGAGACCCACCTCCGCGCGCTCGCGGGGGAGCACGCGCGGCTGCGTGACGACCAGTGGTCGGCGATCGAGGCCCTGGTGGTCGAGCGCCGCAGGGTCCTGGTCGTCCAGCGCACGGGGTGGGGCAAGTCGGCCGTCTACTTCGTCGCCACCGCGCTGCTCAGGGAGCTCGGCGAGGGCCCCACGGTCATCGTCTCCCCGCTGCTGGCGTTGATGCGCAACCAGATCGCCGCCGCCGAGCGCGCCGGCATCCGGGCCGTGACCATCAACTCCGCCAACCCCGAGGAGTGGGAGGAGGTCTACGGGCGGGTGGCCGAGGGCCTGGTCGACGTGCTGCTGGTCAGCCCCGAACGGCTCAACAACCCCGACTTCCGCGACAACGTGCTGCCCGAGCTGGCCGAGAGCGCCGGGCTGGTCGTGGTCGACGAGGCCCACTGCATCTCCGACTGGGGCCACGACTTCAGGCCCGACTACCGCAGGCTGGCGACGCTGTTCGAGGAGCTGCCGCCGGGCATCCCGGTGCTGGCGACCACCGCCACGGCCAACGCGCGCGTCACCCGCGACGTGGCCGAGCAGCTGGGCGGCGGCGACACCCTCGTGCTGCGCGGGCCGCTGGAGCGCGACAGCCTCCACCTCTCCGTCGTCCGGCTGGCCACCGCCGAGCAGCGCCTGGCCTGGCTGGGCCAGACGCTCAACGAGCTGCCGGGCTCGGGCATCGTCTACACCCTCACCGTCGCCGCCGCCCACGAGATCGCCTCCTACCTGCGCGAGCAGGGCCACGAGGTGGCCGCCTACTCGGGCCAGACCGAACCGGCCGAACGGCTGGCGGCCGAGGAGGCCCTGCTCACCAACAAGATCAAGGCGCTGGTCGCCACCAGCGCCCTCGGCATGGGCTTCGACAAGCCCGACCTGGGCTTCGTCATCCACGTCGGTGCCCCGCAGTCGCCGGTCGCCTACTACCAACAGGTCGGCAGGGCCGGCCGCGGCGTGGAGCGGGCCGAGGTGATCCTGCTGCCCGGCACCGAAGACCGCGACATCTGGGCCTACTTCACCTCCCTGGCCTTCCCGCCCGAGCCGGTCGTCCGGGCCACGCTCGGCGCGCTGGAG
This window of the Nonomuraea africana genome carries:
- a CDS encoding DNA gyrase/topoisomerase IV subunit A, with the protein product MPRRTTTPPPDEDFEERIVDIDVSAEMRTSFLEYAYSVIYQRALPDARDGLKPVQRRILYSMSEMGLRPDRGHVKSSRVVGDVMGKLHPHGDTAIYDALVRCAQPFSMRIPLVDGHGNFGSPDDLPAAMRYTEARLAPAAMLMVQSIDEDTVDFKPNYDGQETEPTVLPSAFPNLLVNGTTGIAVGMATNMAPHNLVEVIAAARHLIKKPDATLDELMKFVPGPDLPTGGSIIGLQGIRDAYESGRGTFRMRAKCAVEQITPRRRGIVVTELPFNVGPERVIAKIKELVNAKKLLGIADLKDLTDRHKGLRLVIEIKNGFIPEAVLEELYRLTPMEETFGINNVALVDGEPRTLGLRELLTVYVEHRLEVVRRRSEFRKRKREERLHLVDGLIVALLNIDEVIQVIRSSDDSAQARTRLMEVFDLSEIQAAYILDTPLRRLTRFDKLELDREKETLSREIAELSEILSSDTRLRQVVSGELADVAKQYGTPRRTVLLEASGVTRSAAVTLEVPDDPCLVLLSSTGLLARTTDDSPLAGGAERAAHDVLVSAVRSSVRGDVGVVTSQGRMIRVNVVDLPTLPPSANPPSLSGGHPIAEYVSLEPNEVVVGLGSCDPSGPGLALGTAQGVVKRVVPDYPANRDDFEVIGLKDGDSVVGAVELESEEHDLVFITSDAQLLRYPASAVRPQGRPAGGMAGIRLDDGAAVIWFGAVDPSRPSQVVTIAGSSTALPGTQVGGGKVSDYAEFPAKGRATGGVRAQRFLKGEDVLLLAWAGPAPAKAVSAVGKPVPLPDEVSKRDGSGLRLTHTIAAVGGALRALSEESPVTEPPQQSS
- a CDS encoding GNAT family N-acetyltransferase; protein product: MDVITWYLEQRSPGALVPARPPRLPVEVVRAEVPSPEFSRFLYTAVGGDWQWTDRLSWTYDQWMTYLTRPGVETWVAWHRGTPAGYVELDPQPGAQVEIAYFGLLPYAMGGGVGGHLLSSGTARAWDLATRWPSLPETRRVWVHTCSLDGPAALANYRARGFEVYDEKRDEPGDVDEGTTPGPWPGARP
- a CDS encoding TauD/TfdA dioxygenase family protein, encoding MIEFHPVTKHIGAEVTGVDLRKPLSPEEVATLRQGWLRHLVLFFRDQHIDDEQHLQFALNFGTLNHPAFKKDGASPIHVLDQTDPKGEGGDEWHSDNTFEPTPPMGSLLRCVQLPSVGGDTLWANTYLAYETLSPPLQRLCDELTAVHDITGSMRKAISKGHPFDLAEVQAKWPPLERPVVRVHAETGRKALFVNRASTTRLVGLSDRENEALLPLLIDHIRSPEYQVRLNWRPGTLAFWDNRSTQHYAVADYTERRRMHRVTINAFSEHADAP
- a CDS encoding RecQ family ATP-dependent DNA helicase, translating into MTEAVAMMREEAETHLRALAGEHARLRDDQWSAIEALVVERRRVLVVQRTGWGKSAVYFVATALLRELGEGPTVIVSPLLALMRNQIAAAERAGIRAVTINSANPEEWEEVYGRVAEGLVDVLLVSPERLNNPDFRDNVLPELAESAGLVVVDEAHCISDWGHDFRPDYRRLATLFEELPPGIPVLATTATANARVTRDVAEQLGGGDTLVLRGPLERDSLHLSVVRLATAEQRLAWLGQTLNELPGSGIVYTLTVAAAHEIASYLREQGHEVAAYSGQTEPAERLAAEEALLTNKIKALVATSALGMGFDKPDLGFVIHVGAPQSPVAYYQQVGRAGRGVERAEVILLPGTEDRDIWAYFTSLAFPPEPVVRATLGALEAGGVMSTQALETVVDLSRSRLEMMLKVLDVDGAVRRVKGGWIATGEEWAYDAERYARIAAERRAEQEAMLGYLTSTECREEYLRRRLDDDAAAPCGRCDNCTGLHRSPEIAPVAVESARQTLSRPGVEVEARRQWPTGLSDLSGRIKPELGAEPGRALGRLTDIGWGNRLRELFNGPDTQLPDDMFRAVIQVLAAWEWKQRPVAVVNVPSGSRPQLVRGFAERLATVGRLTYLGELGYRAGSPGQQFNSAKRVQAIRGTLAMPRELGAAIAQCGGPVLLIDDRVDTGWTMTLGAALIRHAGAPAVLPLALATTS
- a CDS encoding alpha/beta fold hydrolase, with translation MITHLALALALMSPAPSPSPAPTEKMEISEVSVPVDWDRPEGRAITLKVGRLPATGKAEGSVLIAYGGPGAPGILLTETMPQMWAELRKRMNIVTWDTRGYGKQVQGTSTALPCTWTRVPIPAFPEDDADFARLADLNRGLAEPCRSSDPELFANMSSADHARDMEAIRKAIGEPKLTFYGASYAGFYGQAYARLFPGKVRAMVLDGTWNHSAADWSRELELTALQNEQAMGRYFASCESEACRPAFWQKLVAKADRSPIPAGAGLAYDGRDLQGLAQSFVRQGPKGWSALAEAITKAARGDASGFAPARGLRFPDAATGVTECTDWPRFAGRKEMATTVARLNRIAPNTGTAGTMATATLNCVGWPAGVTNPPAPLPKGLPPLVGAGAWGESDAVARVLAQVPGSGLVRHEGPGHTLYAANECARGHLNRYLTDLVVPAPGTTC